The following are from one region of the Mycolicibacterium diernhoferi genome:
- a CDS encoding non-ribosomal peptide synthetase, whose amino-acid sequence MSALPNPRVAPLQPAADAILDVMALSPLQQGLYSLAGLTDSEAGTDPYFIAMAADVDGDLDADLLRSCAEAMLERHPNVRVSFFQGNLSRPVAVVPAAFDLPWQHIVATPDEAAALEAEARRRPFDLAKGPAIRFLLVQMPQQKWRLVVVAHHIVIDGWSLPVFVGELIGLYQAGGDRTALPAAPRPYRDYIGWLAGRDPEASKQRWRAHLAGLDGPTMLTPALGGEAIPGLPRRAEIELDEQATTELLDAARGRGVTVSTLFQMAWATTLSAFTDRSDVVFGVTVSGRPDELSGVESMVGLFINTVPLRIRLDPGERVGQLCLALQREAAELRDHGYLSHTELRACGGIGDLYDTLLVYENFPPGGLVGSAEFDLGPAVIRPAALESLSHFPVTIAAHPTDGRLTVLVETLDGALGLLDAETLGRRVLAVVQRLLQCWGRPIREVSVTLDGEITTSQLTPGAIEGGFHTAVTEVAADRPDEVALSWDPGTRSSFGADGQLSYQALDAAADRVAAALQRRGVRGETPVPILLRRGPDYVVTMLAVLKAGGLIVPLDPGMPGERVREIIAQTGADLIIDDAVLDQIAGEADADADYAPTRVRPGQGAYIIFTSGTTGKPKGVIGTHAAVLAYGRDHVRNVLAPAQAGRNRPLRIAHAWSFTFDAAWQPLVALLGGHRLHIIGDDVQRDAEALVATIARVGVDMIDTTPSMFTQLRAAGLLSTVPLAVLALGGENIDTAAWQGIRAECERTGMRAHNCYGPTETTVEAVVAAIAENEQPCIGRPTGSMTAHVLDGWLRPVPAGVTGELYLTGGQLTRGYLGRPGETASRFVADPLTPGARMYRTGDVVRRLPGSGVLQFLGRSDDQVKIRGFRVEPAEVAAALYRHPDVRHAHVAVRRHRSGPRLTAYVVADTTPAELRRLLTSTLPRYLVPHHIIDVDAIPLTSHGKVDDAALAALDADRGVGAADEITAPATDTEIVLAEVLGELLDTKVVDVNADFLDLGLDSIVALSVVQAVRRRGVSVRARLMLECASIRELAAAIDTEGDAVGTDEFDTGDTGPIPLLPAGHWLLAHGDPRRLAQTEAIRLPAGVTRERLETVLRSVVDGHAALRSRLDRETMMLVEHLRTDFLTEVAVTGDLASLVAAHTDSAVQRIDPERGVMFDAVWLRHAGGDEVLLLTAHVLAMDPASWQIVLGEIETGWHALVAGRRPAVVREHTSLRQWSRLLAERALKLETCEFWERQLAGADPELGTRRVRPDSDRAADVEVSMSFVGRAVTAQVLAAPVPVPDVLAAATARMIAAWRRRRGQDTPATLLALETYGRADAVVSAGRAGDSRQIDTGDTVGLLSAIYPVRLHADDLRGVAAELAGLPGDGIDYALLRYLRPDTAQRLAAHREPQLLLNYLGRLHQPVSAALTLDRDLLMQVSRTPEPNLAVRHEITLNVAMVDKDGAPVLGTQWRTLPEILSADDVATLQALWQDALREVIQ is encoded by the coding sequence GCACTGGAGGCCGAGGCGCGCCGCCGGCCGTTCGATCTGGCCAAGGGCCCGGCCATCCGGTTCCTGCTGGTGCAGATGCCGCAACAGAAGTGGCGGCTGGTGGTGGTGGCCCATCACATCGTCATCGACGGCTGGTCGCTGCCGGTGTTCGTCGGCGAGTTGATCGGGCTGTACCAGGCCGGCGGCGACCGCACCGCGCTGCCGGCGGCCCCGCGCCCGTACCGCGACTACATCGGCTGGCTGGCCGGGCGGGACCCCGAGGCCAGCAAGCAGCGCTGGCGTGCCCACCTCGCCGGTCTGGACGGCCCGACCATGCTGACCCCGGCGCTGGGCGGTGAGGCCATCCCCGGCCTGCCCCGGCGCGCCGAGATCGAGCTGGACGAACAGGCCACCACCGAGCTGCTGGATGCGGCCCGCGGCCGCGGGGTCACGGTCAGCACTCTGTTCCAGATGGCTTGGGCGACAACACTGTCGGCCTTCACCGATCGGTCCGATGTGGTGTTCGGGGTGACCGTCTCGGGCCGGCCCGACGAACTGTCCGGGGTGGAGTCCATGGTCGGGCTGTTCATCAACACCGTCCCGCTGCGGATCCGGCTGGACCCGGGCGAACGGGTCGGACAACTCTGCCTTGCGCTGCAGCGGGAAGCGGCCGAACTGCGCGACCACGGCTACCTCAGCCACACCGAACTGCGTGCCTGCGGTGGGATCGGCGACCTGTACGACACGCTGCTGGTGTACGAGAATTTTCCGCCCGGCGGCCTCGTCGGCAGCGCCGAATTCGACCTGGGACCGGCGGTGATCCGCCCCGCCGCGCTGGAGAGCCTGTCGCATTTCCCGGTCACGATCGCCGCGCACCCGACCGACGGACGGTTGACCGTGCTGGTCGAAACCCTGGACGGGGCACTGGGTCTGCTGGACGCCGAGACCCTCGGGCGACGGGTGTTGGCCGTCGTGCAGCGCCTGCTGCAGTGCTGGGGCCGTCCCATCCGCGAGGTGTCGGTCACCCTGGACGGCGAGATCACCACCTCCCAGCTCACGCCCGGCGCTATCGAGGGCGGCTTCCACACCGCCGTCACCGAGGTCGCCGCGGACCGGCCGGACGAGGTCGCGCTGAGCTGGGATCCGGGTACGCGATCGAGCTTCGGTGCCGATGGCCAACTCAGCTACCAGGCGCTCGATGCCGCCGCCGACCGGGTGGCCGCGGCGCTGCAGCGCAGGGGAGTGCGCGGGGAGACCCCGGTGCCGATCCTGTTGCGCCGTGGCCCCGATTACGTGGTCACGATGCTGGCCGTGCTGAAGGCCGGCGGTCTGATCGTGCCGCTGGATCCGGGCATGCCCGGCGAACGCGTCCGCGAGATCATCGCCCAGACCGGGGCGGACCTGATCATCGACGATGCGGTGCTCGACCAGATCGCCGGCGAAGCGGATGCGGATGCGGATTACGCGCCGACCCGGGTCCGCCCGGGCCAGGGCGCCTACATCATCTTCACCTCGGGCACGACCGGAAAACCCAAGGGCGTCATCGGCACCCATGCTGCCGTGCTGGCCTACGGTCGCGATCACGTGCGCAATGTGCTGGCCCCCGCGCAGGCCGGGCGCAACCGCCCGCTGCGCATCGCGCACGCCTGGTCGTTCACCTTCGACGCGGCGTGGCAACCCCTGGTGGCGCTGCTCGGCGGACATCGACTGCACATCATCGGCGACGATGTGCAGCGCGACGCCGAGGCACTGGTGGCCACCATCGCCCGCGTGGGGGTGGACATGATCGACACCACGCCGTCGATGTTCACCCAGCTGCGCGCCGCGGGTCTGCTGTCCACGGTGCCGCTGGCGGTGCTGGCCCTGGGTGGGGAGAACATCGATACAGCTGCGTGGCAGGGCATCCGCGCCGAATGCGAGCGCACTGGGATGCGCGCGCACAACTGTTACGGGCCAACCGAAACCACCGTCGAGGCCGTCGTGGCCGCGATCGCCGAGAACGAGCAGCCCTGCATCGGCCGGCCGACCGGGTCGATGACCGCGCATGTGCTCGACGGCTGGCTGCGGCCGGTGCCCGCCGGCGTGACCGGGGAGCTCTACCTGACCGGCGGTCAGCTGACCCGTGGCTATCTTGGGCGCCCCGGTGAGACCGCGAGCCGCTTCGTCGCCGATCCGCTCACTCCGGGGGCCCGGATGTACCGCACCGGCGACGTGGTGCGGCGACTTCCCGGGAGTGGGGTCCTGCAGTTCCTCGGGCGCAGCGACGATCAGGTCAAGATCCGTGGTTTCCGGGTGGAACCCGCCGAGGTGGCCGCCGCGCTGTACCGGCACCCCGATGTGCGGCACGCACACGTGGCCGTCCGGCGGCACCGCAGCGGGCCGCGGCTGACCGCATATGTGGTCGCTGACACCACCCCGGCCGAGCTGCGCCGGCTGCTGACCAGCACCCTGCCCAGATACCTTGTCCCGCACCACATCATCGATGTCGACGCGATCCCGCTGACCTCGCACGGCAAGGTCGACGACGCCGCGCTGGCGGCCCTGGACGCCGACCGGGGCGTCGGGGCGGCCGACGAGATCACGGCGCCGGCCACCGACACCGAGATCGTGCTCGCCGAGGTACTCGGCGAGCTCCTGGACACCAAGGTCGTGGACGTCAACGCCGACTTCCTCGACCTTGGTCTGGACAGCATCGTCGCGCTGTCGGTGGTGCAGGCGGTACGCCGGCGCGGGGTGTCGGTGCGGGCCCGGCTGATGCTGGAGTGCGCCAGCATCCGCGAACTCGCCGCCGCCATCGACACCGAAGGCGACGCCGTGGGGACCGATGAGTTCGACACCGGCGACACCGGCCCGATCCCGTTGCTGCCGGCAGGGCATTGGCTGCTGGCCCACGGTGACCCGCGCCGGCTGGCGCAGACCGAGGCGATCCGGTTGCCCGCCGGTGTCACCCGGGAGCGTCTGGAGACGGTGCTGCGCAGCGTCGTCGACGGGCACGCGGCACTGCGCAGCCGGCTGGACCGGGAGACCATGATGTTGGTCGAACACCTGCGTACCGATTTTCTCACCGAGGTCGCGGTGACCGGAGATCTGGCGTCCCTGGTCGCGGCGCACACCGACTCCGCGGTGCAGCGGATCGATCCCGAGCGGGGTGTCATGTTCGACGCGGTGTGGCTGCGCCACGCCGGCGGCGACGAGGTGCTGCTGCTCACCGCGCATGTGCTCGCCATGGACCCGGCGTCCTGGCAGATCGTGCTGGGGGAGATCGAAACCGGTTGGCACGCACTGGTCGCCGGCCGGCGACCGGCCGTGGTGCGCGAGCACACCTCGCTGCGGCAGTGGTCGCGACTGCTGGCCGAGCGCGCACTCAAGCTGGAAACCTGCGAGTTCTGGGAACGGCAGCTCGCCGGCGCCGACCCGGAGCTGGGCACCCGCCGGGTGCGCCCGGATTCCGACCGGGCCGCCGACGTCGAGGTGTCGATGTCCTTCGTCGGCCGCGCCGTCACCGCACAGGTGCTGGCCGCCCCGGTCCCGGTGCCCGACGTGCTGGCCGCGGCCACCGCCAGGATGATCGCGGCCTGGCGCAGGCGACGCGGACAGGACACGCCCGCAACGCTGCTGGCGCTGGAGACCTACGGCCGCGCCGACGCCGTGGTGTCGGCGGGGCGGGCGGGCGACTCCCGTCAGATCGACACCGGTGACACGGTCGGGTTGCTCAGCGCGATCTACCCGGTGCGCCTGCACGCCGACGACCTGCGCGGGGTCGCCGCCGAGCTGGCCGGGTTGCCGGGCGACGGCATCGACTACGCCCTGCTGCGTTACCTTCGCCCCGACACCGCGCAGCGCCTCGCCGCCCACCGGGAACCGCAGCTCCTGCTGAACTATCTGGGCCGTCTGCATCAACCGGTCAGTGCCGCGCTGACCCTGGACCGTGATCTGCTGATGCAGGTTTCCCGGACACCGGAACCCAATCTCGCGGTGCGCCATGAGATCACGCTCAATGTGGCGATGGTCGACAAGGACGGCGCACCGGTGCTGGGCACGCAGTGGCGCACACTGCCCGAGATCTTGTCCGCCGACGACGTCGCCACGCTGCAGGCCCTGTGGCAGGACGCTCTACGAGAGGTGATCCAGTGA